The Selenomonadales bacterium genomic interval TCGAGATCGCGGATAAGACCTGCCAATATCGTACGGTTACGCGACGGCTGATGCGGCGCATGGCCAAGCGATGTTACGATACAGATCGGTGCTTCGAAACCCGGTTTTAAGCGATTGAGCGAGTCGTTCGTTGCCGATACGAGCGGATTGACGACTTCGTAGTTTTTGAGAAGACCCATGATCGCGCCGTAACCGATCGCACTCAAGAAATCTTTCTGCATATCGGACGGTGCAAAAAGAGGCACGACTTTGCCCGATTTTAAGACAGCCTGAATACTGAAATGCATATGTTTCCCATTACCGGCAAGACCGATCATCGGTTTTGCTTTGAAGTTGACTTCAAGACCGTTCATACGGAATATCTCTTTTACCAAAATACGCGCGAGAAGCTCATTATCTGCCGCCTGTACCGTATCAGCATATTTCCAGTCGATCTCAAGCTGTTCGCAAACGTGCGTCATGTGACCGCTACCGTCGATATGAGCCTTCATACCGCCAACTTCTTTGTGTCCCATCTCGGCACCAAGACCATACGCATCAAGAGCAAGTACGCACTGTTCAAGTGCCGTTCTGACGACACCGCGCGTTCTCTGCCAGTATTGTTCCTGCATGACCTGCGATGCCGACATTTCTTGAATCTCTGCATCTCCGAGCGGCGTTTTTACCCAAAACTCAAGTTCAGTCGCCGATGTAAATGTCACGTCAACGATCTCTTTCGGATCGATATCAAGCCCTGCGATCTTATCGACACGCGAGAACAAGTCAAGCATCGTTTCACGCACATACTTGAGCGAATCAGCAAGGACCGCACGCGAATCAACACGTTTGCCGTCGTGGATCAAGAATGCAGGAATACGAAGCGTCCCCGTCGGATAGCCAGATTCTTCATCGAGATGCTCAAAATTATAGTCTACATACCAATTTACCGTCGGGTCGATCGGCATATCTACTTTTGCATTATTGATCGTCGCGATACCCGTCAGAACGACCGAAGAACCGTCTGTCTGTACCGCAGA includes:
- a CDS encoding glutamine synthetase, whose protein sequence is MFTDLLCVIPANSKPAEVAELLRKHPEIKFVSLVGIDLAGNDTDEKIPMHIFLEDIEDFYAGSAVQTDGSSVVLTGIATINNAKVDMPIDPTVNWYVDYNFEHLDEESGYPTGTLRIPAFLIHDGKRVDSRAVLADSLKYVRETMLDLFSRVDKIAGLDIDPKEIVDVTFTSATELEFWVKTPLGDAEIQEMSASQVMQEQYWQRTRGVVRTALEQCVLALDAYGLGAEMGHKEVGGMKAHIDGSGHMTHVCEQLEIDWKYADTVQAADNELLARILVKEIFRMNGLEVNFKAKPMIGLAGNGKHMHFSIQAVLKSGKVVPLFAPSDMQKDFLSAIGYGAIMGLLKNYEVVNPLVSATNDSLNRLKPGFEAPICIVTSLGHAPHQPSRNRTILAGLIRDLENPFATRFELRSPNPYTDTYLVLAAIYLTIIDGVKAVLESGKTTDELLAELSKQPGEEGFYLEKDRAYRSEEDVFEDYTDEERDAMFGAPPATVWENMQGFAKYPEKKAVLAASGAMTNAIMDAFVAGSLIRWETELINRLIPENLSIVRECKAIHTDANDQDMVLWGEVQALREYLAKDSIAKKSLFTRIKEAFKQGDKDTASALQVEMYNKMEGLKVAYKVYTDNII